In one window of Chryseobacterium sp. JV274 DNA:
- a CDS encoding response regulator transcription factor, with protein sequence MSKILSNTVRFSIADSDFYFKKIMIKTLMENPFYMLLNDCNNGHELVNRIYRRQEDVFIIELFMPVLSGIEAIKYIRKNNTETPIITYSGTYQEDMAEILSKIPNIYYCQKKSTIIKDIIKGSIATEDFDYQTYSKEWEQQPLAVQEYMDRQKKGQEELSPAEIQLMRFCYEGFSNKEIAEKLNLSTRTIDTYINRLTEKLGLKTKLHLIRFCVENGYYNSSL encoded by the coding sequence ATGAGTAAAATATTATCTAATACCGTACGTTTTTCTATTGCTGACAGTGATTTTTATTTTAAAAAAATAATGATCAAAACACTCATGGAGAATCCTTTCTATATGCTTCTGAATGACTGTAACAATGGGCACGAGCTGGTAAACAGAATCTACAGAAGACAGGAGGATGTGTTCATCATTGAGCTATTTATGCCCGTATTAAGCGGAATTGAAGCCATTAAATACATCCGAAAAAACAACACAGAAACTCCTATTATCACCTATTCCGGTACTTACCAGGAAGATATGGCTGAAATTCTTTCAAAAATCCCTAATATCTATTATTGTCAGAAAAAAAGCACCATTATAAAGGATATTATTAAAGGAAGTATTGCTACTGAAGACTTTGATTATCAAACCTATTCCAAGGAATGGGAGCAGCAGCCCCTTGCCGTACAGGAATACATGGACAGGCAGAAAAAGGGCCAGGAAGAGCTTTCTCCGGCTGAAATACAGTTGATGAGATTCTGCTATGAGGGATTCAGCAATAAAGAAATTGCAGAAAAACTTAACCTAAGCACAAGAACTATTGACACTTATATCAACCGGCTTACAGAAAAACTGGGACTGAAAACCAAGCTTCATCTTATACGTTTCTGCGTAGAAAACGGATATTACAATTCCAGTTTATAA